A single window of Mycosarcoma maydis chromosome 1, whole genome shotgun sequence DNA harbors:
- a CDS encoding putative branched-chain-amino-acid transaminase, giving the protein MPAPTSAGAAQQLQSAASTSTMAPLNAELLQVNLNPTPAAPDFENLVFGQKFSPHMLIVNWNHKTGWGAPQIKPYGPLSLSPAAPALHYASGLFEGMKAYRSTDGSGKIRLFRADKNMERMNRSAARAGLPTFDGDEFIKLIKTLVRIDRDYVPYGEGQTLYLRPTLIGTPDTLGMGVPTEAQLYCICSPVGNYYSSGTGSKPVSLLARTDVVRAWPGGTGCYKLAANYAGATRPAMDALLEGYHQVLWLFGPDRQLTEVGAMNLFVVFRDQAADGDATRYEIATAALDDGTILPGVTRDSILSLLRAYKAGNVQIEGLPKPENLTISERKVTMDEIIEKAEGNQICEVFGSGTAAVVCSVDKIGFEGVDIPIPIQPDGMGTFMRTMLREVTGRQWGTIPCPEWSSVC; this is encoded by the coding sequence ATGCCGGCACCAACTTCAGCaggcgctgctcagcagctccaatcagccgcttccacctcgaccatGGCGCCGCTCAacgccgagctgctgcaagtCAACCTCAACCCCACCCCCGCCGCACCAGATTTCGAGAATCTCGTCTTTGGTCAAAAGTTCTCACCACACATGCTCATCGTCAACTGGAATCATAAGACCGGATGGGGAGCACCACAGATCAAGCCATACGGaccgctctcgctctcccCTGCCGCACCTGCACTCCACTACGCCAGCGGACTCTTCGAAGGTATGAAGGCCTACCGCTCCACCGACGGTTCGGGCAAGATCCGCTTGTTCAGAGCGGACAAGAACATGGAGCGTATGAACCGTTccgctgctcgtgctggtCTGCCCACTTTCGATGGTGACGAATTCAtcaagctcatcaagaCGCTTGTTCGAATCGACCGTGATTATGTTCCCTACGGAGAAGGCCAGACGCTCTACCTCCGCCCCACACTCATTGGTACTCCCGACACGCTGGGTATGGGCGTTCCCACCGAAGCACAGCTGTACTGTATCTGCAGTCCGGTTGGAAACTACTATTCCAGCGGCACTGGATCCAAGCCTGTCAGCTTGTTGGCGAGGACTGACGTCGTCAGGGCATGGCCTGGTGGAACCGGTTGCTACAAGCTCGCTGCCAACTACGCCGGTGCAACACGACCTGCTATGGATGCCTTGTTGGAAGGCTACCACCAGGTTTTGTGGCTGTTCGGTCCCGACCGACAGCTCACTGAAGTGGGTGCGATGAACCTCTTTGTCGTTTTCCGCGACCAGGCAgcggatggcgatgctACTCGATATGAAATCGCCACcgctgcgctcgacgatggcaCCATCCTTCCCGGTGTCACTCGCGACAGCATCCTGTCGCTGTTGCGTGCCTACAAAGCAGGAAACGTCCAAATAGAAGGTCTGCCCAAACCTGAGAACCTTACCATCTCGGAACGCAAGGTCACCATGGATGAGATCATTGAAAAAGCCGAAGGTAACCAAATTTGTGAAGTTTTCGGCTCCGGTACCGCCGCTGTCgtctgcagcgtcgacaagatcggTTTCGAGGGCGTAGACATCCCTATTCCTATTCAACCGGACGGCATGGGTACTTTCATGCGTACCATGCTGCGCGAGGTCACTGGAAGACAGTGGGGCACCATTCCGTGCCCCGAATGGAGCAGTGTCTGCTAG
- a CDS encoding uncharacterized protein (related to membrane protein, peroxisomal) translates to MSTVVSKPSPLTTHPLLVGYLSALAANPLRTKMITSGFFSALAEILAGHFAGVAPVATKTPSTLDEKKRASQQNPVGLLCAYAAKLGINERAFKMFIYGFFVSAPMGHVLTGLLQKAFAGRTTTRDKILQIITSNLTVSVFANCVYLTCMAYINGARGVENIKTAVKAAFWPVMRVTWTTSPITIAVAQNYLPAVVWEPFFTFIRFILSTYFNTVAKKKQMKLARQAKQNQLDGDLAKGAAQRK, encoded by the exons ATGTCGACCGTCGTTTCCAAGCCATCACCGCTGACGACCCACCCATTGCTGGTGGGTTACCTCTCAGCGCTGGCTGCGAACCCGCTTCGCACCAA GATGATTACATCTGGTTTCTTCTCTGCTCTCGCTGAAATCCTCGCTGGACACTTTGCAGGCGTAGCACCGGTCGCGACCAAAACACCTTCGACGCttgacgagaagaagcgtGCATCGCAGCAAAACCCTGTCGGCCTCCTCTGCGCCTacgctgccaagcttggcatcAACGAAAGAGCCTTCAAGATGTTCATCTACGGCTTTTTTGTCTCGGCACCCATGGGACACGTTCTCACTGGTCTGCTTCAGAAAGCTTTTGCTGGCCGAACGACAACGCGCGACAAAATTTTGCAGATCATCACCTCCAACCTCACCGTTTCGGTCTTTGCCAATTGTGTCTATTTGACTTGTATGGCGTACATCAACGGTGCTCGAGGAGTAGAGAACATCAAGACGGCTGTAAAGGCAGCTTTCTGGCCGGTCATGAGGGTCACGTGGACCACAAGCCCCATCACGATTGCCGTGGCTCAGAACTACCTGCCTGCCGTGGTGTGGGAACCCTTCTTTACCTTTATCCGGTTCATTCTGTCCACCTACTTCAACACGgtggccaagaagaagcagatgaAGCTAGCAAGGCAGGCAAAGCAGAACCAGTTGGATGGCGACTTGGCCAAGGGCGCTGCTCAGCGCAAGTAA
- a CDS encoding uncharacterized protein (related to nicotinamide mononucleotide permease), translated as MVYANKEVQQDPRSVKVVGNARHDSTDSPPSTQDVAHDAAYIAKLTKWWTDDEEAAVRRKLDVRIIIISFLLYLCATLDRSNLGNAKTAGLEKSLGMSDAQFQWLLTIFYIAYILFQFQVMMYKLVPPRSWITFCVLIWGVAGVCQAATHNWAGMMAARFFLAVSEAGYGTGFAMYLSFFYPKTEIGARFGWFVSAGALSSAIAGAVAYGLVHAKTSVESWRLLFLIEGVPTLAMAPIAYWLLPNSVQSAKFLTVREKAIAEARLFRSPPRAEAVELRESKALSWSSIKRKINWSQAGAAFKDPMSYIAASLLFIINVGYSSIPVYTPTLVAEMGYGSIKAQGLSAPPYVLAFIMSITLCWVTDRLQIRGPICTLLLIIGSIGYLMLATLRSTAARYVAIWLVVNGLFPFIPILYMWLMDNQASESKKGLGLVIFATIGQCGPMLGTHLFPAKEKPYYVKGTAVSAALLLFGVIVSAAASFRFWSINRRRDMNDTLRADRGASAVDAAHVTESSSELDKENAQPLSGEVEENMTEANRRKIHVLLHGEESPYFRYTI; from the coding sequence ATGGTCTACGCTAACAAGGAAGTTCAACAAGATCCCCGCAGCGTCAAAGTGGTCGGCAACGCGAGACACGACAGTACCGACTCGCCACCATCGACGCAAGACGTAGCACATGATGCCGCCTACATCGCCAAACTTACAAAATGGTGGactgacgacgaggaggcagCCGTTCGACGCAAGTTGGACGTTCGTATTATCATTATCTCATTCCTGTTGTACCTTTGCGCAACTCTTGATCGTTCAAATTTGGGCAATGCCAAGACAGCCGGGCTTGAAAAGTCGCTCGGCATGAGCGACGCTCAATTTCAATGGCTCCTCACCATCTTCTATATCGCCTACATCCTCTTCCAATTCCAAGTGATGATGTACAAGCTTGTACCGCCTCGCAGCTGGATCACCTTTTGTGTACTGATCTGGGGCGTGGCTGGCGTATGTCAGGCAGCAACGCATAACTGGGCAGGGATGATGGCCGCTCGGTTTTTCCTAGCGGTCTCGGAAGCAGGGTACGGTACGGGCTTTGCCATGTACCTCAGCTTCTTCTATCCGAAAACCGAGATCGGTGCGAGGTTCGGATGGTTCGTTTCCGCAGGTGCATTGTCAAGTGCGATTGCGGGAGCGGTTGCATATGGATTGGTCCATGCAAAGACCAGTGTGGAGTCATGGAGATTGCTCTTCTTGATCGAAGGTGTTCCGACATTGGCCATGGCACCGATAGCATATTGGTTACTGCCAAATAGCGTACAGAGCGCCAAGTTCTTGACAGTGAGGGAGAAGGCGATTGCCGAAGCACGACTGTTTCGCTCACCTCCTCGAGCCGAAGCTGTTGAGTTGCGGGAAAGCAAAGCTCTTTCATGGTCATCTATCAAAAGGAAAATCAACTGGTCgcaagcaggagcagcgtTCAAGGATCCCATGTCGTACATCGCCGCTTCGCTGctcttcatcatcaacgTCGGGTATTCTTCGATTCCGGTTTACACGCCGACACTAGTGGCGGAGATGGGGTATGGAAGCATCAAAGCGCAAGGACTTTCGGCCCCACCTTACGTCCTCGCATTCATCATGTCGATCACCCTGTGCTGGGTGACCGATCGGCTTCAGATCCGCGGGCCCATCTGCACGTTGCTCCTCATCATCGGTTCCATCGGATACCTAATGCTAGCGACCTTGCGTtcaacagcagcgcgctACGTTGCAATATGGCTAGTCGTCAACGGTCTTTTCCCATTTATCCCAATCCTTTACATGTGGTTGATGGACAATCAAGCTAGCGAGTCCAAAAAGGGTCTTGGACTGGTCATCTTTGCGACGATCGGTCAGTGTGGACCAATGTTGGGAACCCATCTGTTCCCAGCCAAGGAGAAACCGTATTACGTCAAGGGAACGGCGGTGAGTGCTGCACTGTTGCTGTTTGGTGTAATTGTATCGGCGGCGGCCAGTTTCAGGTTCTGGAGCATCAACCGACGTAGAGACATGAACGACACGCTGCGGGCCGACCGAGGCGCAAGCgccgtcgatgctgctcatgTGACCGAGAGTTCGAGCGAGTTGGATAAAGAAAACGCCCAGCCGCTTTCCGGTGAAGTGGAAGAAAACATGACCGAGGCGAACAGAAGAAAGATCCACGTGCTACTGCATGGTGAGGAGTCTCCTTACTTTCGATACACAATCTGA
- a CDS encoding uncharacterized protein (related to transcriptional activator acu-15) gives MLNHNMFSHSAPPPTEAIYHQHVMPPSSGYPAEMSMQMPVQQPIVASTYPAPDMPSQAADTSADITNHDDDAEGAGKRRRVQRACDTCRKKKVRCDGLQPDKGACTNCANYGYECTFVDAARKRAPPRSYIEAIEARIVKMEQLISTLAPGVDFTDRIGKPIRRPDDKGDEKSIDLNGLQEHSPTKSNTPIAPLTLDRASSFCGHSVSFSQMLSPSHVKSRLDIESDLTQTSDDDSEDDIAFIESRFGHIDIKAQPVIASNSETFDSSSSERMIVGDQSKFDSASQTPPTHKFIGKASAMHSLPLLEKISSKSFNELGIHPKGARPEYWAIPSGFNDPPTSPGAVLSAWPAPDLVEILVDAYFSRMNREYPVINESHFRHELANRPELRHDLEWLPLAFCIFMVGSQYVDDVRVKAYPHDKHSRGMHWWQAARGLMFHNARVDKPLLRIQCFLLSTVYQLGFPISASGSWLLLGGAMRLLLDVGAHRKHTAKKLNLSRLEEETYKRVFWVAYSLDRECASSLGRPIMLQDEDIDLELPIEIDDEYLFNTPDTEPLPKQPEGKPALISGFLCSLRLDEIVGRTLKTVYALHKTKIRFGINSKEWDERLVSEIDSALNNWLDTVPQHLRCDPHERNDEWLLQSSLLYSKYYNCQILVHRPFIAARKGANDSSSLNFPSLAICTNAARSISHLFYNLRDRGLHNKIGITVVFRSTSASSILVMVIWGAKRNGGRVSSSALTDLRQSIEVLRAIEDRWQFCGKAVDILESIIASTHVAVPKTGTQPEQGVKRSSDGVEVSDIKTEDDSVSVLSAQGGPIADRASGLKRKGARMPRSKVEAAHAGSQSDQPVGLEARQLPLSTLQLASMTPQSGSDHSPVSGNIDTHHFQPQADDINRSNQSFFGIDGSGPKTPQPVPRARMPSLSGASGLPPSLSFGLMTPSTTAQWGVGGADADYLNGPHSQASTYQPLPAVTPSIFDNLSLPGSAEEIMSTSMADMPPFAFSNEVPGANVGMNGEDIFGGPLDRYYTNQGASGGGGEDPLQSDGSSGFVNYAFDLLQKQSVWNLDDDSLTLLQQRAQKQ, from the exons ATGCTTAATCATAACATGTTCTCTCACAGCGCCCCACCGCCGACTGAAGCCATCTATCATCAACACGTGATGCCTCCCTCTTCTGGCTATCCTGCAGAAATGTCCATGCAGATGCCCGTTCAACAACCGATCGTAGCTTCGACTTACCCAGCCCCCGACATGCCCTCACAAGCTGCTGACACCTCGGCAGATATTACCAACcacgatgacgatgctgaaggTGCCGGcaaaagaagaagagtACAGCGAGCTTGCGAT ACCTGCCGAAAGAAAAAAGTTCGCTGTGATGGTTTGCAGCCTGACAAGGGCGCTTGTACTAATTG CGCCAACTATGGCTACGAATGCACTTTTGTAGATGCCGCGCGCAAGCGTGCACCGCCTCGCAGCTACATCGAGGCCATCGAGGCTCGCATCGTCAAGATGGAACAGCTAATTTCTACCTTGGCTCCAGGCGTTGACTTCACTGACCGCATTGGCAAACCCATCAGGAGACCCGATGACAAAGGCGACGAAAAAAGCATTGATCTCAATGGTTTGCAAGAACATTCACCCACAAAGAGCAATACTCCCATCGCACCCCTCACGCTCGACCGTGCCAGCAGCTTCTGTGGCCATAGTGTTTCATTCTCCCAGATGCTCTCGCCTTCTCACGTCAAGTCGCGCCTCGATATAGAGTCCGATCTCACTCAaacgagcgacgatgatTCTGAAGATGACATTGCCTTTATCGAAAGCAGATTTGGCCACATCGATATCAAAGCGCAACCTGTCATTGCCTCGAACTCCGAGACCTTTGACAGTAGCTCATCCGAGCGCATGATCGTCGGTGACCAAAGCAAATTCGATTCTGCTTCACAAACTCCACCAACGCACAAGTTTATCGGCAAGGCCAGCGCCATGCATTCGCTGCCGCTCCTCGAAAagatcagcagcaagtcGTTTAACGAACTCGGTATTCATCCCAAAGGGGCACGTCCAGAATATTGGGCCATTCCTTCCGGTTTCAACGATCCTCCCACTAGTCCCGGCGCTGTCCTCTCTGCCTGGCCTGCACCAGATCTGGTCGAAATACTCGTTGATGCCTACTTTAGCCGCATGAATCGCGAGTACCCTGTAATCAACGAATCGCACTTTCGCCACGAGTTGGCAAACCGTCCCGAGCTGCGCCATGACCTCGAATGGCTCCCGCTCGCCTTTTGCATCTTCATGGTCGGCAGTCAGTACGTGGATGACGTCAGGGTCAAAGCCTACCCGCACGACAAGCACTCGCGTGGTATGCACTGGTGGCAAGCGGCCAGGGGTCTCATGTTCCACAATGCTAGGGTTGACAAGCCGCTTCTGCGCATCCAatgcttcttgctctcgaCCGTTTACCAATTGGGCTTTCCGATTTCCGCTTCTGGCTCCTggctcctcctcggcggTGCCATGCGTTTATTGCTCGATGTGGGTGCGCATCGAAAGCACACAGCCAAGAAACTGAACCTGTCCAGGCTCGAAGAGGAGACCTACAAGCGTGTCTTTTGGGTTGCTTATAGTCTTGACCGCGAATGCGCCTCGTCGCTTGGAAGACCTATCATGCTACAAGATGAGGACATAGATCTAGAGTTACCtatcgagatcgacgacgagtaTCTCTTCAACACACCGGACACGGAGCCTCTGCCCAAACAGCCTGAAGGCAAGCCCGCACTCATCAGCGGCTTCCTCTGCTCGCTGCGTCTCGACGAGATTGTCGGACGCACACTCAAAACAGTCTATGCGCTCCACAAGACCAAGATCCGATTCGGCATCAACTCCAAGGAATGGGACGAGCGGCTGGTCTCTGAGATTGACTCAGCGCTCAACAATTGGCTCGATACTGTGCCACAGCATCTACGCTGCGACCCGCATGAACGCAACGACGAATGGCTTTTACAATCGTCTTTGCTATATTCCAAGTACTACAACTGTCAAATCTTGGTGCATCGACCCTTCATCGCGGCCAGAAAGGGAGCCAACGACAGCTCGAGCCTCAACTTTCCCTCGCTTGCCATTTGCACCAATGCGGcgcgcagcatcagccATTTATTTTACAACCTCCGAGATCGCGGTCTGCACAACAAGATTGGCATCACCGTCGTTTTCCGATCAACATCTGcgagcagcatcttggTGATGGTCATCTGGGGAGCCAAGCGCAACGGAGGGCGTGTCTCGAGCTCTGCTTTGACCGATCTGCGCCAGTCGATCGAAGTTCTGCGGGCTATCGAAGATCGTTGGCAGTTCTGCGGTAAGGCTGTTGACATTCTAGAGTCGATCATAGCTTCGACGCATGTCGCTGTGCCCAAGACGGGCACTCAGCCTGAGCAGGGTGTCAAACGATCGTCTGATGGCGTCGAGGTGTCTGACATTAAGACGGAAGACGACTCTGTATCGGTGCTTTCCGCGCAGGGAGGGCCTATCGCCGATCGAGCGAGCGGATTAAAGCGGAAGGGTGCGCGCATGCCCCGAAGCAAAGTCGAAGCTGCTCATGCCGGGAGCCAAAGCGATCAACCGGTGGGCCTCGAGGCTAGGCAGCTGCCGCTATCAACACTGCAGCTTGCTTCCATGACGCCACAGTCAGGCTCGGACCACTCACCGGTTTCGGGCAACATCGACACGCATCACTTTCAGCCCCAGGCCGACGATATCAACCGCAGCAATCAGTCATTCTTCGGCATCGATGGTTCTGGACCCAAGACGCCGCAACCCGTGCCACGTGCGCGCATGCCGTCCTTGAGCGGTGCCTCGGGCCTTCCCCCGTCTCTATCGTTCGGACTCATGACACCATCCACCACTGCTCAGTGGGGTGTTGGCGGCGCCGACGCCGACTACCTAAACGGCCCACATTCCCAGGCGTCGACCTATCAGCCTTTGCCGGCTGTCACCCCGTCCATTTTTGATAATCTCAGCTTGCCAGGTAGCGCAGAGGAAATCATGTCTACCAGCATGGCCGACATGCCGCCGTTTGCCTTTTCCAACGAAGTTCCGGGCGCCAACGTGGGCATGAATGGCGAGGACATATTTGGTGGACCGCTGGACCGCTATTACACGAATCAAGGTGCAAGCGGCGGAGGCGGCGAGGATCCTCTGCAGTCggacggcagcagcggttTTGTCAATTACGCGTTCGACTTACTCCAGAAGCAGAGCGTGTGGAATCTGGACGACGACTCGCTCACCCTGTTGCAACAACGAGCTCAAAAACAGTGA
- a CDS encoding transcriptional regulator SPT3 (related to SPT3 - general transcriptional adaptor or co-activator), whose translation MSKASTSAASSFPSGLVADTDDSDAPAPEYRYQVEIAQMMFVFADVVDPSPDVTRLIEDIVRSQTIEMIIQSRRLSQRRASKYLSPEDLIFLIRYDRAKVNRLRTYLSWKDVRKNAKDSGDSAGGAGGANDIDTMDDPTSIDGPGMKAAKMKIRLPWEISSVYSEHVLALPNADGEEDEDDDDLEAHEASMQRLKDADEATRRMTRDEYVHYSECRQASFTFRKSKKFREFINASAYLDVKPNDDIIDILGFLAFEVVRELCLGAVAIKKSLEEQRAARIRADALQQQQKQQTGASNPTAFTSASATSSAQSSSNPSKRKQQDTADANAPASATTNSTDKRAKIESTTPDSVDDTTTPSADCTLTTATQPETAPIQITSTSSPQPPPPAEPDTALQPADNELCTLFSLPPSIETPLLASHIHEAFARLQRKHPPALASGVRGSAGPGGLRRTRVFVI comes from the coding sequence ATGTCCAAAGCATCCACTTCAGCAGCCAGCTCGTTTCCCTCTGGCCTCGTTGCCGACACCGATGACAGCGATGCCCCCGCCCCCGAGTATCGATACCAAGTGGAGATCGCCCAAATGATGTTTGTTTTCGCGGATGTCGTCGACCCTTCGCCCGACGTGACGCGTCTGATTGAAGACATTGTTCGCTCTCAAACAATTGAAATGATCATCCAATCGCGTCGCTTGTCGCAACGACGTGCTTCCAAGTATCTCTCTCCCGAGGacctcatcttcctcatTCGGTATGACCGTGCCAAAGTCAACCGTTTGCGCACCTACTTGTCCTGGAAAGACGTCCGCAAGAACGCCAAGGACTCGGGTGACTCGGCAGGCGGTGCTGGCGGCGCCAACGATATCGACACGATGGACGATCCCACATCCATCGACGGTCCTGGTATGAAAGCTGCCAAGATGAAGATCCGTTTACCATGGGAGATCTCTTCCGTCTACTCGGAACATGTGCTAGCGCTTCCTAACGCCGACGGagaggaagatgaagatgacgacgacctCGAAGCGCACGAAGCATCCATGCAACGTCTGAAAGATGCAGATGAAGCAACGAGACGCATGACGCGCGACGAATACGTTCACTACTCCGAATGCAGACAGGCGAGCTTTACATTCAGAAAGTCGAAGAAGTTTCGAGAGTTCATCAACGCCAGTGCGTATCTCGATGTCAAACCGAACGACGACATCATTGATATCCTCGGCTTTTTGGCGTTCGAGGTGGTGAGAGAGTTGTGTTTGGGCGCCGTAGCGATCAAGAAGAGTTTGGAAGAGCAGAGGGCGGCGAGGATTCGCGCGGATGCTTtacagcaacagcaaaagcagcaaaCGGGAGCATCAAATCCGACTGCCTTTACGTCAGCTTCTGCCACTTCTTCAGCCCAAAGCTCTTCCAACCCCAGCAAACGCAAACAGCAAGATACCGCAGATGCCAACGCACCCGCATCCGCAACTACGAATAGCACGGACAAGAGAGCGAAAATCGAATCCACCACTCCTGACTCAGTCGACGACACTACGACCCCTTCAGCTGATTGCACACTCACAACCGCCACCCAACCAGAAACCGCACCTATACAGATCACCTCGACATCTTCACCAcaaccaccaccaccagcagaaCCAGACACAGCGCTCCAACCGGCAGATAACGAACTATGCACCCTCTTCTCGCTCCCTCCTTCGATAGAAACTCCTCTACTCGCATCACACATCCATGAAGCTTTCGCAAGAttgcagcgcaagcatcCACCAGCGCTAGCATCAGGCGTCAGAGGCTCGGCCGGCCCGGGTGGCTTGCGAAGAACGCGTGTCTTTGTTATTTAG
- a CDS encoding putative non-snRNP spliceosome component required for DNA repair, producing MFCAISGEPPKVPVVSRKSGLIYEQRLIHKYINENGKDPVTGDTLELDDLIEIKSSPKTAVPRPPQHSSIPSLLTSLQNEYDAIILETFTLKKHYDNLRQELAHALYANDASARVIARLLNERDQAREALASIQGTIGAGPSSSRTAQDVEMSDSAPAENGSAGAAETGGLPKEIVDVIDSTAQRLSSQRKAKSKRKAPEGYASQSTVADFVEVQKLPSMHHARPAGVSCIATSADGNVLVTGGNDKNVQIYDRKEDQVLATLKGHTKRITQVAVSGVSDARIGSEAANDTAALPTYIVSASEDGTVKVWQPTGATGAKSQAYALSSTADAHKSEVIGVDIHPSEALYGSAGRDGTISLRSLPDGTELLHVDPDLGDTYESFAFHPDGQLAATGTSTGAIRIWEVKTGANASTIQTELSGRVSSLHFSENGYYLAAASDQGKQVEVWDLRKLTAVGKLTVEEEGKTGVSAVKFDPSLQFLAVATDGVNIYANKSWNHLVKLEGTEKLTGLAWDARDGSVVVSSLDRTVRAFGLAA from the exons ATGTTCTGCGCCATCTCTGGTGAGCCTCCCAAGGTGCCGGTCGTGTCCAGAAAGAGCGGCCTCATATACGAGCAGCGCCTCATCCACAAATACATCAACGAGAATGGAAAAGACCCGGTAACGGGTGATACCCTCGAGTTGGACGATCTGATCGAGATCAAGTCAA GTCCTAAGACAGCAGtgcctcgtccaccacAACACAGCTCGATTCCGTCCCTGCTCACGTCCTTGCAGAACGAGTACGATGCCATCATTCTCGAAACATTCACGCTCAAGAAGCACTACGACAACTTGCGGCAGGAATTGGCGCATGCTCTCTACGCCAATGATGCCAGCGCGCGAGTAATTGCGCGATTGCTCAACGAGAGAGATCAGGCGCGTGAAGCTTTAGCGAGCATCCAGGGCACCATCGGTGCAGGACCTTCTTCGTCACGTACCGCGCAAGACGTGGAAATGTCCGACTCGGCGCCGGCCGAAAATGGATCcgccggtgctgctgaaaCAGGTGGCCTGCCGAAGgagatcgtcgacgtcaTTGACTCGACCGCTCAAAGGCTATCTTCGCAGCGAAAGGCCAAGTCCAAACGTAAAGCACCGGAAGGATATGCCTCGCAGAGTACCGTGGCAGACTTTGTAGAGGTGCAGAAGCTGCCTTCGATGCATCATGCTAGGCCAGCTGGCGTCTCATGTATCGCAACTTCCGCGGATGGCAATGTGTTGGTCACCGGCGGCAACGACAAGAATGTTCAAATATACGATCGCAAAGAAGACCAAGTGTTGGCAACGCTCAAGGGCCACACCAAGCGAATCACTCAGGTTGCTGTCAGCGGCGTCTCTGACGCGCGCATCGGATCCGAAGCTGCCAATGACACGGCCGCGCTACCGACTTACATTGTTTCTGCCAGCGAGGATGGTACAGTCAAAGTGTGGCAGCCGACGGGCGCGACGGGTGCCAAGTCACAAGCGTATGCGCTTTCAAGCACCGCCGATGCACACAAGAGCGAAGTGATTGGAGTCGACATCCACCCTTCAGAAGCACTATACGGATCTGCTGGTCGCGACGGCACAATCTCGCTACGCTCTCTTCCAGATGGTACCGAACTGCTCCATGTGGATCCCGACCTGGGTGACACTTACGAATCATTTGCCTTCCACCCGGACGGCCAGCTTGCTGCCACTGGTACATCCACAGGCGCGATCCGCATCTGGGAGGTCAAAACAggcgccaacgcctcgACCATCCAAACCGAGCTATCTGGGCGAGTCTCTTCGCTTCATTTCAGCGAGAATGGCTACTACCTCGCTGCAGCCAGCGATCAGGGCAAGCAAGTTGAAGTGTGGGACTTGCGAAAACTCACCGCTGTCGGAAAGCTGACGGTCGAGGAGGAAGGAAAGACGGGCGTGTCGGCGGTCAAGTTTGACCCGTCGCTTCAGTTCTTGGCTGTAGCAACGGATGGGGTCAATATATACGCAAACAAGTCCTGGAACCATCTGGTCAAGTTGGAAGGCACGGAAAAGTTGACAGGGCTTGCTTGGGATGCGAGAGACGGAAGTGTGGTCGTCTCGAGTCTGGACCGTACCGTTCGCGCGTTTGGTCTCGCCGCCTGA